A genome region from Marinobacter panjinensis includes the following:
- a CDS encoding MtrB/PioB family decaheme-associated outer membrane protein, protein MLTLKSHWILPLGVALIVSPAGVMAETDTKTAECEACAFDWEPRGYVEAGILWLEDDEPEFTNYRGFDRDGFFLNGAIDVVDRDEDGTYWSLQGQNLGLGSRNAAVRGGRQGTVDYFLDYQELNHDVYDPVKTVFSGAGTERLELPGDWARGDTTKDLSGLDVALRDIDIELERKTLATGLQFFQGEHWDYNFEYTADERDGTRLMGGSFLLRSAILPEPVDDITHRFDLSVGYLAKLWQLRLAYHGSFFDNDNQSLTWDNPFIVPGDAPRGRSAAAPDNSFNRLMLSGAFRPTRWLSGSGHIAVGRLEQDDSFVPATINPNIGPVGLPRQDLDAKVNTLNARLRLTGNATRRLTLRAEGFFDERDNDTPVDSYRQVDTDLFVAELRENRPYSFEKNGGELSADYQLTNNTDVSTGYGIERSEFTYQEVDATDTDLYFGELRTRPGERVELRLRLGWEDRDVDGSYEPLAVAPPENPLLRKFNLADRDRHEIRLSGNYYASEQLSFGLNSVYADDDYHNSSIGLTKAVDRMVTLDASWSPGQSLNAYVYFTRQNIVSDIAGSESFGRPDWFAEHDDTINTYGVGVQARELIPHLELGVDLAYTRSRGNISIDSRTSDQKFPQLQADRISTRIYGEYSVSDRWSYRLDYWLEHYEQQDFFIDGVAPDTTDNVLTSGRQSPDYIIHAAGISARYRF, encoded by the coding sequence ATGCTGACGCTCAAATCACACTGGATCCTGCCTCTTGGCGTTGCACTGATCGTCAGCCCTGCCGGTGTCATGGCGGAAACCGATACTAAAACTGCAGAATGCGAGGCCTGTGCCTTTGATTGGGAGCCAAGAGGGTATGTGGAGGCGGGTATTCTCTGGCTGGAGGACGATGAGCCTGAATTTACGAACTATCGGGGATTTGATCGGGACGGTTTTTTCCTCAACGGTGCCATTGATGTTGTCGATCGCGATGAGGATGGCACCTACTGGTCTCTTCAGGGCCAGAATCTGGGGCTTGGATCGCGAAATGCTGCAGTCCGGGGTGGCAGGCAGGGAACCGTGGATTACTTCCTTGACTATCAGGAGCTGAATCACGACGTGTACGACCCTGTGAAAACCGTGTTTTCCGGAGCCGGCACTGAACGCCTGGAGCTCCCCGGCGACTGGGCCCGGGGGGATACGACAAAAGACCTGAGTGGCCTCGACGTCGCTTTGCGGGACATTGATATTGAGCTGGAGCGAAAGACTCTTGCAACCGGCCTGCAGTTTTTCCAGGGAGAGCACTGGGACTACAACTTCGAGTACACAGCAGATGAGCGCGATGGCACCCGGCTGATGGGCGGGAGCTTCCTGTTGCGATCAGCCATTTTGCCAGAGCCGGTGGATGATATTACCCACCGGTTCGACCTCTCGGTCGGTTACCTGGCAAAACTCTGGCAACTGCGTCTGGCCTATCACGGCTCATTTTTTGATAACGATAACCAGTCCCTGACCTGGGACAATCCCTTTATTGTGCCCGGTGACGCCCCCAGGGGCAGATCAGCGGCAGCGCCGGATAACAGCTTCAACCGACTGATGCTTTCCGGAGCATTCCGCCCCACGCGCTGGCTCAGTGGGTCGGGGCACATTGCGGTGGGTCGTCTTGAACAGGATGACTCTTTCGTTCCCGCGACAATCAATCCGAACATAGGCCCGGTCGGGCTCCCACGCCAGGATCTGGATGCGAAAGTGAATACACTGAATGCTCGCCTGCGCCTGACCGGAAACGCTACCCGCCGGCTGACACTTAGAGCAGAAGGCTTCTTTGATGAACGGGACAACGACACCCCAGTGGACAGCTACCGCCAGGTAGACACCGATCTTTTCGTGGCTGAACTCCGAGAGAATCGCCCTTACAGTTTTGAAAAAAACGGCGGTGAGCTCAGTGCGGATTATCAGCTGACCAACAACACGGACGTGAGTACAGGATATGGCATAGAACGCTCCGAGTTTACTTACCAGGAGGTGGATGCCACAGACACGGATCTGTACTTTGGCGAGCTTCGGACACGGCCCGGGGAGCGAGTCGAGCTCCGGCTACGCCTGGGGTGGGAAGATCGGGATGTTGATGGCAGCTACGAGCCATTGGCGGTGGCACCGCCGGAAAATCCGCTGTTACGGAAATTCAATCTTGCTGACCGTGATCGGCATGAAATCAGACTGTCCGGCAACTACTACGCCAGCGAGCAGCTCAGCTTTGGCCTGAACTCCGTATACGCCGACGATGATTACCATAACTCCTCGATTGGCCTGACCAAGGCAGTGGACAGAATGGTCACGCTGGACGCTTCCTGGTCTCCCGGCCAAAGCCTCAACGCCTATGTCTATTTTACTCGCCAGAACATCGTGTCAGACATAGCCGGAAGCGAAAGCTTTGGCCGGCCCGACTGGTTTGCAGAGCATGATGACACCATCAACACCTACGGAGTTGGTGTACAGGCCAGGGAACTGATTCCCCACCTCGAACTGGGCGTGGACCTGGCTTATACACGGTCAAGAGGAAATATATCGATCGACTCGAGAACATCCGATCAGAAGTTCCCTCAACTTCAGGCTGATCGGATCAGCACCCGGATTTATGGCGAGTATTCCGTTTCCGACAGATGGAGTTATCGCCTGGATTACTGGCTTGAACATTACGAACAACAAGACTTTTTCATCGATGGTGTAGCTCCGGACACAACAGACAACGTTTTGACTTCCGGTCGCCAAAGCCCGGACTACATCATCCATGCAGCCGGGATATCCGCAAGATACCGTTTCTGA
- a CDS encoding ATP-grasp domain-containing protein, with the protein MSEQKFDPNKGYVALLGWSLNAIEAADKFDRRYVVVAPDWAEAYCKEHDIPYVPWNFERLNDRSVEIAQTLKEMGVNVAIPLFEETVEWAGAINSVLMDQPKLFGQSLLLRDKALMKRRAQLGGIRVGIFEEAHDKDDVIRFLKRVNQTLLKLDGDPNDPIHLKAFDKAGCLGHRVIRTPDEVDTIPEEEFPVLMESHLDGWEFAVEAWVHNGKIAFLNISEYVTLGYSVFVPATPDLEHYREQITREIEKLIKTFDIEFGFIHPEYFVTSDSTMYFGEVAYRPPGFKVFELLERAYGFNAYQALIMTFDPKTTEEEVKAFFPKEVVDAKGYAGCFGVYPRRRVVSKLEMPEETENHEYFESHELTPPMEETVTKRTAFGTHWGLIYFFGEDPYVMRDLLKHQEELDFYV; encoded by the coding sequence ATGAGCGAGCAGAAGTTCGATCCGAATAAAGGTTATGTTGCACTCCTGGGCTGGAGCCTGAACGCAATTGAGGCCGCGGACAAGTTTGACCGCCGTTATGTCGTAGTGGCTCCTGATTGGGCCGAGGCCTACTGCAAAGAACACGATATTCCTTATGTTCCCTGGAACTTCGAGCGCCTGAACGACCGTTCTGTTGAAATTGCCCAGACCCTCAAAGAGATGGGCGTGAACGTGGCGATCCCGCTGTTCGAGGAAACGGTGGAGTGGGCCGGTGCCATCAACTCGGTATTGATGGACCAGCCCAAACTGTTTGGCCAGTCCCTGTTGCTGCGGGACAAGGCATTGATGAAGCGCCGCGCCCAGTTGGGCGGTATTCGTGTGGGCATCTTTGAAGAAGCTCACGACAAGGATGACGTTATCCGTTTCCTCAAGCGTGTAAACCAGACGCTGCTGAAGCTGGATGGTGACCCCAACGACCCGATCCACCTGAAGGCCTTCGACAAGGCCGGCTGTCTTGGTCACCGGGTTATCCGTACCCCGGACGAAGTGGATACCATCCCCGAGGAAGAGTTTCCGGTGTTGATGGAATCCCACCTGGACGGTTGGGAATTCGCCGTTGAGGCCTGGGTCCATAACGGCAAGATCGCATTCCTGAACATTTCGGAATACGTCACCCTGGGTTACTCCGTCTTCGTGCCGGCCACGCCAGACCTGGAGCATTACCGGGAGCAGATTACCCGAGAAATTGAAAAGCTGATCAAGACCTTCGACATCGAATTCGGCTTTATCCACCCCGAGTACTTTGTGACCAGTGACAGCACCATGTACTTCGGTGAAGTGGCTTATCGGCCGCCGGGCTTCAAGGTCTTCGAGCTGCTTGAGCGCGCCTATGGCTTCAACGCCTATCAGGCATTGATCATGACCTTCGACCCGAAAACCACGGAAGAAGAGGTCAAAGCCTTCTTTCCGAAAGAAGTGGTGGATGCCAAGGGCTATGCCGGCTGCTTCGGTGTTTATCCCCGTCGCCGGGTGGTCAGCAAGCTGGAAATGCCGGAGGAGACCGAGAACCACGAGTATTTCGAGTCTCACGAACTGACCCCACCCATGGAGGAAACCGTCACCAAGCGTACCGCCTTCGGCACGCACTGGGGCCTGATCTACTTCTTCGGCGAAGACCCCTATGTGATGAGAGATTTGCTGAAACATCAGGAAGAACTGGATTTCTATGTATAA
- a CDS encoding exopolysaccharide biosynthesis protein — translation MEKTRNDATNLQQLLGQIRESAGSSGQVSVNDILSGVGERSFGPVLLLAGLITLAPLIGDIPGVPTILGLIVLLTLGQLLFQRHSIWLPSWISQRSVPRDKLLKGLDWLQKPARFLDRWTGPRLVFLVDGPGLYVMATLCMLVAMAMPAMEVVPFSANGAGAALMAFGLAIVARDGLLAVVATSLTLLTGWFVITGLLG, via the coding sequence ATGGAGAAGACCCGCAACGACGCCACCAACCTGCAACAACTGCTGGGCCAGATCCGCGAGTCAGCGGGCAGTTCCGGGCAGGTGTCGGTAAACGACATCCTCAGTGGTGTGGGCGAGCGTTCCTTCGGGCCGGTGTTGTTGCTGGCGGGGCTGATAACACTGGCGCCGTTGATTGGCGATATTCCCGGTGTGCCAACGATTCTGGGGTTGATTGTTCTGCTTACGCTGGGCCAGCTGCTGTTCCAAAGGCATTCCATCTGGTTGCCATCGTGGATTTCCCAGCGCTCGGTTCCCCGCGACAAACTGCTGAAGGGGCTGGACTGGCTGCAAAAGCCGGCGCGGTTTCTGGACAGGTGGACGGGGCCGCGGCTGGTGTTCCTGGTGGATGGCCCCGGGCTTTATGTTATGGCCACTCTCTGCATGTTGGTTGCCATGGCAATGCCGGCAATGGAGGTAGTGCCCTTCAGTGCCAATGGCGCCGGAGCGGCGCTGATGGCGTTCGGGCTGGCGATTGTCGCGCGGGACGGGCTGCTGGCTGTTGTGGCAACCTCGCTTACGTTGCTGACCGGCTGGTTCGTGATTACCGGCCTGTTGGGCTAG
- a CDS encoding acetolactate synthase large subunit: MSAQANDRRNGAELFVHALENEGVRYIFAVPGEENLDLLEALRESGIELILNRHEQAAGFMAATYGRLTGRVGVCLSTLGPGATNLVTAAAYAQLGGMPMMMISGQKPIKSSKQGLFQILDVVDLMRPLTKYTRQISNANTIPAKVREAFRLASEERPGAVHLELPEDIASEMAEADTHIFQPSDARRPTASTKSLDTACEMIRKARHPLIMIGAGANRKRVSQALIHLVNVTGIPFFTTQMGKGVVDERHPRYLGNAALSAGDFVHCAIDHADLVINVGHDVVEKPPFFMKPGGKQVIHVNFSAADVDPVYFPQHEVVGDIANSVEYLAERCGECSSHDFSQFMEVKASVDSHLAEKIDDGRFPVIPQRIVHDVRQVMPEDGIIALDNGMYKLWFARNYPAYDNNTVLLDNALASMGAGLPSAMMAAMLYPHLKVMAVCGDGGFMMNSQELETAVRLKLNLVILIINDNAYGMIKWKQAQEGFTNFGLDYNNPDFVKYADAYGATGHHISKTEDLQPTLKQALTAGGVHLIDVPVDYSENRRVFDEELVKLTCNL; this comes from the coding sequence ATGAGCGCACAGGCCAATGATCGTCGGAACGGTGCTGAACTGTTCGTCCATGCCCTTGAGAATGAAGGGGTTCGCTATATCTTTGCGGTACCGGGTGAGGAAAACCTGGATCTTCTGGAAGCTCTGCGTGAGTCCGGTATCGAGCTGATTCTCAACCGTCATGAGCAGGCGGCAGGCTTCATGGCTGCCACCTACGGACGACTCACCGGCAGGGTGGGTGTTTGCCTGTCCACCCTCGGTCCTGGTGCCACCAACCTGGTAACCGCCGCTGCCTACGCCCAGCTTGGCGGTATGCCGATGATGATGATTTCCGGGCAAAAACCCATCAAGTCTTCCAAGCAGGGTCTGTTCCAGATTCTCGACGTGGTGGACCTGATGCGCCCGCTTACCAAATATACCCGCCAGATCAGCAATGCCAACACCATCCCCGCCAAGGTGCGGGAGGCCTTTCGTCTGGCCTCGGAAGAGCGTCCCGGTGCGGTTCACCTGGAGTTGCCGGAGGACATCGCTTCGGAAATGGCCGAGGCCGATACCCATATCTTCCAGCCCAGTGATGCCCGCCGCCCTACCGCGAGCACAAAAAGCCTCGATACCGCCTGCGAGATGATCCGCAAGGCCAGACATCCACTGATCATGATCGGCGCTGGTGCCAACCGCAAGCGGGTGTCCCAGGCGCTGATCCATCTGGTGAATGTAACCGGTATTCCGTTCTTTACCACCCAGATGGGCAAGGGCGTGGTGGACGAGCGTCATCCCCGCTATCTGGGCAACGCTGCACTCTCGGCCGGCGACTTCGTGCACTGCGCCATCGACCATGCCGACCTGGTGATCAACGTGGGGCACGATGTGGTCGAGAAGCCGCCGTTCTTCATGAAGCCGGGCGGCAAGCAGGTCATCCACGTGAATTTCAGCGCCGCAGACGTGGACCCGGTGTATTTTCCGCAGCACGAAGTGGTGGGGGACATCGCCAACAGCGTGGAATACCTGGCGGAACGCTGTGGCGAGTGCTCGTCCCACGATTTCAGCCAGTTTATGGAAGTGAAGGCCTCGGTAGACAGCCATCTGGCCGAGAAAATCGATGACGGCCGCTTCCCCGTCATCCCCCAGCGCATCGTGCACGATGTACGCCAGGTGATGCCGGAAGACGGCATCATTGCGCTGGACAACGGCATGTACAAACTCTGGTTCGCCCGCAACTACCCGGCCTATGACAACAACACCGTGCTGCTGGACAACGCCCTCGCCTCCATGGGCGCCGGCCTGCCCAGTGCAATGATGGCGGCCATGCTGTATCCGCACCTGAAGGTGATGGCGGTGTGTGGTGACGGCGGCTTCATGATGAACAGCCAGGAGCTGGAAACCGCCGTGCGGCTGAAACTCAACCTGGTCATCCTGATTATCAACGACAACGCCTACGGTATGATCAAGTGGAAACAGGCCCAGGAAGGCTTCACGAACTTCGGGCTTGATTACAACAATCCGGACTTTGTGAAGTATGCCGACGCCTACGGCGCCACCGGCCACCACATCAGCAAGACGGAAGACCTGCAACCCACCCTGAAGCAGGCGCTGACCGCAGGCGGTGTGCATCTGATTGACGTGCCAGTGGACTACAGCGAAAATCGCCGGGTGTTTGATGAAGAATTGGTAAAACTGACCTGCAACCTGTAG
- the mqo gene encoding malate dehydrogenase (quinone), with amino-acid sequence MAVRQADVVLVGGGVMSATLGMMLRQLDPSLDIVMVERLDHVAHESTDGWNNAGTGHAGYCELNYTPETEDGDVTIDRALQINASFEVSLQFWSHMVEQGILPEPKSFINRTPHQSFVWGEDGVKFLKRRYEKLSAHHLFREMEYTESPLDLEEWMPLVVNNRDPMQRVAATRIKHGSDVDFGSLTRSMVKFLESTPNFELMLSSPVHYLAKRDNGRWKVRVKNQKTGEQTKLEAGFVFLGAGGGALPMLQKSDIDESKGYGGFPVSGQWLVCQKPEIVEQHHSKVYGKAPIGAPPMSVPHLDTRIINGEPALLFGPFAGFTTRFLKKGSVFDLFGSVSPTNLRPMLSVSRTNMDLTRYLIGEVFQSHSDRVESLRNYFPDAQEEDWRLQDAGQRVQIIKKSADGGGKLEFGTEIVAAKDGTLAALLGASPGASTAVHAMIDVIERCFPERIKTAEWQERMKVMVPSYGQSLVDDEQLLNKVRERTLSTLKLG; translated from the coding sequence TCGGCATGATGCTCAGGCAGCTTGATCCTTCCCTGGACATCGTCATGGTGGAGCGTCTCGATCACGTGGCCCATGAAAGCACCGACGGATGGAACAACGCGGGTACCGGGCATGCCGGTTATTGTGAACTCAATTACACTCCGGAAACCGAAGACGGCGACGTCACGATCGACCGCGCACTGCAGATCAACGCTTCGTTCGAAGTCTCGCTGCAATTCTGGTCACATATGGTCGAGCAGGGCATATTGCCGGAGCCCAAATCCTTCATCAACCGCACACCACACCAGAGTTTTGTCTGGGGCGAAGACGGGGTGAAATTCCTCAAGCGTCGTTACGAAAAACTCAGCGCCCACCACCTGTTCCGCGAAATGGAATACACGGAATCCCCGCTGGATCTGGAAGAGTGGATGCCGCTGGTGGTGAACAACCGGGACCCGATGCAACGTGTGGCTGCCACACGGATCAAGCATGGTTCGGATGTGGACTTCGGCTCACTGACCCGCAGTATGGTGAAGTTCCTGGAATCCACGCCGAACTTCGAGCTGATGCTCAGTAGCCCGGTTCACTACCTTGCCAAGCGCGATAACGGCCGCTGGAAGGTGAGGGTCAAGAACCAGAAAACCGGCGAGCAGACCAAGCTTGAGGCCGGATTCGTCTTCCTGGGTGCCGGCGGCGGAGCGCTGCCGATGCTGCAGAAGTCCGACATCGACGAATCGAAAGGCTATGGCGGCTTCCCGGTCAGTGGTCAGTGGCTGGTTTGCCAGAAGCCGGAAATTGTCGAGCAACACCATTCCAAGGTGTATGGCAAGGCGCCAATTGGCGCTCCTCCAATGTCTGTACCGCATTTGGATACCCGCATCATCAACGGTGAGCCGGCCCTGCTGTTTGGCCCCTTCGCCGGTTTTACCACACGTTTTCTCAAGAAAGGCTCGGTGTTTGACCTGTTCGGCTCGGTCAGTCCAACCAACCTTCGGCCCATGCTGTCTGTCAGCCGCACCAATATGGACCTGACGCGCTACCTGATTGGTGAAGTCTTCCAGTCACACAGTGACCGCGTGGAATCTTTGCGCAACTACTTTCCGGATGCACAGGAAGAAGACTGGCGTCTTCAGGATGCCGGTCAGCGGGTCCAGATCATCAAGAAGTCCGCGGATGGCGGCGGCAAACTGGAGTTCGGTACCGAGATTGTAGCGGCGAAGGACGGCACGCTTGCAGCCCTGCTGGGTGCCTCTCCGGGGGCATCGACGGCAGTTCATGCCATGATCGATGTGATCGAACGCTGTTTCCCGGAACGCATCAAGACAGCGGAGTGGCAGGAACGCATGAAAGTGATGGTGCCTTCTTATGGCCAATCGCTGGTCGATGATGAACAATTGCTCAACAAAGTGCGGGAGCGAACCCTCTCAACCCTGAAATTGGGGTGA